From a single Miscanthus floridulus cultivar M001 chromosome 8, ASM1932011v1, whole genome shotgun sequence genomic region:
- the LOC136472215 gene encoding uncharacterized protein: MSYWGSPGGPPSWAASRGPSPVVPLIVVVALGWVICQETLMGWYETVTELQETVTDNAVLLVLALGAAALLLALAVAGNRSEVVLVPVVLVAVMFLIQNIVLTALLLLVVVYFAGIYYYRPDRGYGYGYGYGYGGGFGGDWSGGGGAGLGFFMLLLLCLVLCAMFSDGGSGWWIPGVLLVACVLCLNLFSGGKVWGYGYP; encoded by the coding sequence ATGAGCTACTGGGGAAGCCCAGGCGGACCGCCATCGTGGGCGGCGAGCCGGGGGCCATCGCCGGTGGTGCCGCTCATCGTCGTGGTGGCACTGGGATGGGTCATCTGCCAAGAGACCCTGATGGGGTGGTACGAGACGGTGACGGAGTTGCAGGAGACGGTGACGGACAACGCCGTGCTCCTGGTCCTCGCCCTCGGCGCCGCAGCGCTACTGCTCGCCTTGGCCGTGGCCGGCAACCGGAGCGAGGTGGTGCTGGTGCCGGTGGTGCTGGTGGCGGTCATGTTCCTCATCCAGAACATCGTGCTCACCGCTCtcctgctgctggtggtggtctACTTCGCCGGCATATACTACTACCGGCCGGACAGAGGGTACGGCTACGGCTACGGCTACGGGTACGGCGGTGGTTTCGGCGGCGACTGGAGCGGCGGAGGGGGCGCCGGGCTGGGGTTcttcatgctgctgctgctgtgcctggtGCTGTGCGCCATGTTCTCCGACGGCGGCAGCGGCTGGTGGATCCCAGGTGTGCTGCTGGTTGCGTGCGTGCTCTGCCTCAATCTCTTCTCCGGCGGCAAAGTCTGGGGATATGGATACCCCTGA